The Methylomusa anaerophila genome has a segment encoding these proteins:
- a CDS encoding tetratricopeptide repeat protein, with protein MKKWFCSLLAALVLVGATVAYAAAGTTGTDDSQKMIDELTRAIAANPNNPALYAERGRAYRNNGENGLAMADFNRAIELSPEYVPAYVERGLAYYEDKEYDAAWRDYDSIIKLDPQYADAYFRRGACYYYKNEFEAAVGDLDQAIRLNSKHPGAYLVKGVCYQKLGRKQEAVNAYKALLANVPPAEKEAIALARKLLKSLGVEA; from the coding sequence TTGAAAAAATGGTTTTGTTCACTGCTGGCGGCTCTGGTGCTTGTTGGCGCAACGGTTGCATACGCTGCCGCCGGTACGACCGGGACGGATGACAGCCAAAAGATGATTGATGAATTGACCCGGGCCATTGCCGCTAACCCCAATAATCCGGCCCTGTATGCGGAACGGGGGCGGGCCTACCGGAATAACGGAGAAAATGGGCTGGCTATGGCTGATTTTAACCGCGCCATTGAACTGAGTCCGGAATATGTGCCGGCGTACGTTGAACGCGGGCTGGCTTATTATGAAGACAAGGAGTATGATGCTGCCTGGAGAGATTATGACAGCATCATCAAACTGGATCCCCAGTATGCTGACGCATATTTCCGCCGCGGCGCATGCTACTACTATAAAAATGAATTTGAGGCGGCTGTCGGAGATCTTGATCAGGCTATCCGGCTAAATTCTAAACATCCGGGCGCATATTTGGTCAAAGGCGTATGCTACCAAAAATTAGGGCGTAAACAGGAGGCCGTCAATGCGTATAAAGCTTTGCTCGCCAATGTGCCGCCGGCCGAAAAGGAAGCCATAGCACTAGCCAGAAAGCTTTTGAAGTCTTTGGGGGTTGAAGCATAA
- a CDS encoding energy transducer TonB, translating into METQIRWRKALVISLLFHSIVLIGVGWMTARLFTATEPPEQYLELELAAEAENPGPTADGNPAPEPAAVQDRPVIAAETKPTPAPVRRAPAVVEETAAAAGRSEESSEPGGNASAAGSEESSAAGSGNGSTGKSGQGGVIPPSILSRVEPAYPEPDRQAGREGTVVLKIQILANGRPGSITVHNSSGFALLDEAAVAAVRQWQFIPARERETGQAITCYTTMPVVFRLKV; encoded by the coding sequence ATGGAAACTCAGATACGCTGGCGGAAAGCCTTGGTCATTTCGCTGCTCTTCCACAGCATAGTGCTGATTGGCGTCGGCTGGATGACGGCCAGGCTCTTTACCGCAACGGAACCTCCGGAACAATATTTGGAACTGGAACTGGCCGCGGAAGCGGAAAATCCCGGGCCAACGGCCGACGGTAATCCGGCGCCGGAACCCGCCGCCGTACAAGACCGGCCGGTAATTGCGGCTGAGACGAAACCTACGCCAGCGCCGGTTCGCCGAGCGCCGGCCGTAGTGGAAGAAACTGCGGCAGCCGCCGGCAGGTCGGAGGAATCGTCTGAACCAGGCGGCAATGCCAGCGCTGCCGGCAGCGAGGAAAGCAGCGCTGCCGGTTCCGGCAACGGCAGCACGGGAAAATCAGGCCAAGGCGGCGTCATCCCGCCGAGCATTTTGTCGCGGGTGGAGCCGGCTTATCCGGAACCGGACCGGCAAGCCGGCCGGGAAGGAACGGTGGTGCTGAAAATTCAAATATTGGCCAATGGCCGCCCGGGCAGTATCACCGTGCATAACTCCAGCGGCTTTGCCCTATTGGATGAAGCGGCGGTGGCCGCGGTACGGCAATGGCAGTTTATTCCGGCCCGGGAACGGGAAACCGGCCAGGCAATAACCTGTTATACCACCATGCCGGTGGTGTTCAGGCTGAAAGTTTGA
- a CDS encoding ExbD/TolR family protein, translated as MKLRSLRNERQPRLMIIPMIDIIFFLLVFFMMSTLYMVEQQIIPVNLPQAASAQTDRPRSVSVLVTKEGRILLEQEDIPLELLKQRVQAELSKQNDIVFILRSDKQAEYGKVVAVLDELKLAGVQRVAIATEKKGR; from the coding sequence ATGAAACTGCGTAGCCTCCGCAATGAAAGGCAGCCCCGCCTGATGATAATTCCCATGATTGATATTATCTTTTTCCTATTGGTATTCTTCATGATGAGCACCTTGTACATGGTAGAGCAGCAGATCATTCCGGTCAACCTGCCGCAGGCGGCATCGGCCCAGACCGACCGGCCGCGCAGCGTTTCCGTCCTGGTCACCAAGGAAGGACGGATCCTGTTGGAACAGGAAGATATTCCGCTGGAACTGCTAAAACAGCGGGTGCAGGCGGAATTAAGCAAGCAAAACGACATCGTGTTCATCCTGCGTTCGGATAAACAGGCGGAATACGGGAAAGTCGTGGCGGTGCTGGACGAACTTAAGCTGGCAGGCGTGCAGCGGGTGGCCATTGCGACGGAAAAGAAAGGGAGGTAA
- a CDS encoding MotA/TolQ/ExbB proton channel family protein, producing the protein MDFFWECFAVFQKGGPVMYLILACSLIVAAIGVERYLYYRQMKGDMPDLVAKITPALESRDWESSLEICRQTGGVAAMVAAKGIQYFQRGAWHVESVLEGEASLAVAGLKANLSHLDTIVTIAPLLGLLGTVIGMIGSFSVMNIKSGQPLAITGGVGEALVATASGLCVATFAMVVYSYFNHRLDSMITDIEKICVLLLGQVRQEKHHETA; encoded by the coding sequence ATGGATTTTTTCTGGGAATGTTTTGCCGTGTTTCAAAAAGGCGGGCCGGTCATGTATCTGATTTTGGCCTGCTCGCTCATCGTGGCGGCCATCGGGGTGGAACGTTATCTGTATTACCGGCAAATGAAGGGCGATATGCCTGACCTGGTAGCCAAGATAACGCCGGCGCTGGAAAGCCGGGACTGGGAATCCTCCCTGGAAATCTGCCGGCAGACAGGGGGCGTCGCGGCCATGGTGGCCGCAAAGGGCATCCAGTATTTTCAACGGGGCGCCTGGCATGTGGAAAGCGTGCTGGAAGGAGAGGCGTCACTGGCGGTAGCCGGACTGAAGGCCAACCTAAGCCACTTGGACACCATCGTCACCATAGCGCCCCTGCTGGGTCTGCTGGGAACCGTCATCGGCATGATCGGCTCCTTCAGCGTAATGAATATCAAATCCGGCCAGCCGCTGGCCATTACCGGCGGGGTGGGGGAAGCGCTGGTGGCTACCGCCTCCGGCCTCTGCGTGGCCACATTCGCCATGGTTGTGTACAGTTACTTCAATCACCGGCTGGACAGCATGATAACCGACATCGAAAAAATCTGCGTGCTGCTCCTCGGACAGGTAAGGCAGGAAAAGCATCATGAAACTGCGTAG
- a CDS encoding reverse transcriptase/maturase family protein — protein sequence MEHAKLMQKLEGYRRRNADNQGYVNHDLYRLLYDRDLYIIAYNSVKSNDGAETSGSDGTSLHGFCQEWITELIAAMRTESYLPQPNRTMRIPKSNGKMRKLSFPNGKDKLVQEALRIILECIYEPTFSSLSHGFRPNRSTQSAIAEVETWRGTIWFIEGDIAACFDEIDHRILESILRERINDERFIRLINKVLKAGYFDMQHSYHRTKTGNAQGSCCSPILCNIYLDKLDRFMEHIIERDTMGDYRRQNPDYAKARYQYKKAVNNGSDSKVANSLLNEMNKLPSTDRYDPHFRRIQYVRYADDFLIGLIAPKSYAVELKQQIKDFLQNKLCLRLSKEKTTITHAADHDVAFLGYILRKGCGKHGKFQNHPFDSSLHVFMNTQGILRKLRENGMCTASGYPIGITRLLREPPEDIIKYGNQVLRGLLTQQSGCYNFFEGWRIQYIVQFSLAKTLARKFDISLKKVFAHYGNSLLVTYENTKGFTCSVSLALYKSFARQKNFFATIKSAVTSFDLPTYNLVNPLTRVCYICGNPQRHVSMYHRKTKKKLDKPYSPIKPSCLRSTGGRFPCAISVLPGLMLTGFISINSTDDNSFWNRESRMR from the coding sequence ATGGAGCATGCAAAACTCATGCAGAAATTGGAAGGTTATCGTCGTCGCAATGCCGACAATCAGGGCTATGTCAACCATGACCTCTATCGATTGCTTTACGATAGGGACTTGTACATCATCGCCTACAATTCCGTTAAGTCTAACGACGGTGCGGAGACTTCCGGCTCTGATGGCACTTCCCTTCACGGGTTCTGCCAAGAATGGATCACAGAACTGATCGCAGCCATGCGTACCGAATCCTACCTGCCTCAGCCAAACAGAACCATGAGGATACCAAAAAGCAACGGTAAAATGCGTAAGCTAAGCTTTCCAAACGGAAAGGACAAGCTCGTTCAAGAGGCCCTCCGCATTATCTTAGAATGCATCTATGAACCTACCTTTTCCAGCCTCTCACACGGCTTCCGGCCAAATCGCTCTACACAAAGTGCCATCGCTGAGGTGGAAACTTGGAGAGGTACCATTTGGTTCATCGAGGGAGACATTGCCGCTTGCTTTGATGAAATCGATCATCGCATATTGGAGTCCATTCTTCGGGAACGAATTAACGATGAACGATTTATCAGGCTCATCAATAAAGTTCTCAAGGCTGGCTATTTCGACATGCAGCACAGCTACCACAGGACTAAGACCGGAAATGCCCAGGGTTCCTGCTGCAGCCCCATTCTTTGCAACATCTACCTCGATAAGCTGGACCGATTTATGGAACACATTATCGAGCGGGATACCATGGGGGACTACCGCAGACAGAATCCCGATTACGCCAAGGCCAGATACCAATACAAGAAGGCGGTAAATAACGGCAGCGACTCAAAGGTGGCTAATTCCTTGTTAAACGAAATGAACAAGCTCCCGTCTACGGACAGGTATGACCCTCATTTCCGTAGGATACAGTATGTGCGCTATGCTGACGACTTTCTGATTGGCTTAATTGCTCCTAAGTCTTATGCTGTGGAACTCAAGCAGCAAATCAAGGACTTTCTCCAAAACAAGCTCTGTCTGCGCTTAAGCAAGGAGAAAACTACCATTACACACGCTGCTGATCATGACGTAGCTTTTCTCGGCTACATCCTCCGCAAGGGATGCGGCAAACACGGAAAATTTCAAAACCACCCTTTTGACTCCTCCCTCCATGTCTTTATGAATACGCAGGGTATCTTGAGAAAGCTGCGGGAAAACGGTATGTGTACGGCAAGTGGCTATCCCATCGGTATCACCCGGCTCCTTAGAGAGCCCCCGGAAGACATCATCAAATATGGTAACCAGGTTCTGCGTGGACTGTTGACTCAGCAGTCCGGCTGCTACAATTTCTTTGAAGGATGGCGCATCCAATACATTGTACAGTTTTCCTTGGCTAAAACTTTGGCTCGTAAATTTGACATCAGCCTTAAGAAGGTGTTCGCTCACTACGGCAACTCTCTCCTGGTGACTTATGAAAACACCAAGGGATTCACTTGCTCTGTCAGCCTGGCTCTGTATAAATCGTTTGCAAGGCAAAAGAATTTCTTCGCTACCATCAAGTCGGCAGTAACATCATTTGACCTGCCCACTTACAACTTGGTAAATCCCCTTACCCGTGTTTGCTACATTTGCGGCAATCCGCAGCGTCATGTCAGCATGTATCACAGGAAAACCAAGAAGAAGCTCGACAAGCCTTACTCACCCATTAAACCGTCATGCTTGCGATCAACCGGCGGCAGATTCCCCTGTGCGATCTCTGTTTTGCCAGGGCTGATGCTAACAGGGTTCATCTCAATCAATTCAACCGACGATAACTCATTTTGGAATAGGGAGAGCCGTATGCGGTGA
- a CDS encoding ABC transporter ATP-binding protein encodes MPLEGQDLYYRYGNGPWVLAGVNIAIKSGEVVGLIGSSGYGKTTLGRILAGYEQPHRGTVKLNGSLLPRRGYNPVQLVFQHPEKAINPRWRMQDTLYEGERPDAAIVQSLGIQQAWLKRWPNELSGGELQRFCVARALTQKTRFLIADEMTTMLDAVTQAQIWHVVLYFARKYDMGVLVVSHEKNLIQRICSRVVHLADLNSKQPGRISCISV; translated from the coding sequence ATGCCTCTTGAAGGACAAGATCTATATTATCGCTACGGAAATGGTCCCTGGGTGCTTGCCGGCGTCAATATTGCGATCAAGTCCGGGGAGGTTGTCGGCCTTATTGGTTCCAGCGGTTACGGAAAAACCACTCTTGGACGCATACTTGCCGGCTATGAACAGCCGCATCGGGGTACTGTCAAACTGAACGGTTCTTTGCTTCCGCGGAGGGGATACAATCCTGTCCAGCTTGTTTTCCAGCATCCGGAAAAAGCAATTAACCCTCGCTGGCGGATGCAGGATACTCTGTATGAAGGAGAAAGGCCGGATGCTGCAATCGTTCAATCCCTTGGCATCCAACAGGCATGGCTCAAACGCTGGCCCAATGAGCTGTCCGGCGGCGAACTGCAAAGGTTCTGCGTGGCGCGGGCCCTCACGCAAAAGACTCGTTTTCTTATCGCTGACGAGATGACAACCATGCTCGACGCAGTGACACAGGCCCAAATCTGGCATGTAGTGCTGTATTTTGCCCGTAAATATGATATGGGTGTGCTTGTGGTGAGTCATGAGAAAAATCTCATCCAAAGAATATGCAGCCGGGTTGTTCATTTGGCAGACTTGAATTCAAAACAGCCAGGGCGCATATCATGCATATCGGTATGA
- a CDS encoding ABC transporter ATP-binding protein — protein MTAVRSKRKGGRKELTILDVKDLSVSFIQYAAGLRQQEVKVITSLNVAISPGEVLAVVGSSGSGKSLLAHAILGILPVNARVTGSMRFDGKELTPARQAKLRGRDIALVPQSVNFLDPLMRVGKQVRTGVRGGDPGLVQREVFSRYHLSEHVDRLFPFQLSGGMARRVLVSTAIVSGARLVIADEPTPGLDEAAVKETLGFFRQMADEGCAVMLITHDIATAVKIADNIAVFYAGTTVEAAPAKDFAGDGAGLRHPYSKALWLALPQNGFISIPGFQPSPAALPPGCLFQPRCSLATASCAAVQPEAREVRHGMVRCIYAS, from the coding sequence GTGACGGCAGTCAGATCGAAAAGAAAAGGCGGACGAAAAGAATTGACGATTTTAGATGTTAAGGATCTGTCGGTATCCTTCATACAGTACGCTGCCGGTCTCAGACAGCAGGAAGTTAAGGTCATAACCAGCCTCAACGTTGCCATCAGCCCTGGTGAGGTTCTCGCTGTTGTAGGTTCAAGCGGGTCCGGCAAAAGTCTCCTGGCTCACGCAATTTTGGGAATACTGCCGGTTAATGCCCGGGTCACGGGTTCGATGCGTTTTGATGGCAAGGAACTCACGCCGGCGCGTCAGGCAAAACTCAGAGGACGGGATATTGCCCTCGTGCCCCAGTCGGTAAATTTTCTTGATCCGCTAATGCGGGTGGGGAAACAGGTACGAACCGGCGTGAGAGGTGGAGACCCGGGTCTGGTGCAGCGCGAAGTTTTTTCCCGTTATCACCTGTCTGAGCATGTAGACCGGCTGTTTCCGTTTCAGCTATCCGGCGGCATGGCGCGAAGGGTGCTGGTTTCTACGGCAATCGTGAGTGGAGCGCGATTGGTTATTGCCGACGAGCCGACACCAGGCCTGGATGAAGCGGCTGTTAAGGAGACCTTGGGGTTTTTTCGCCAGATGGCTGATGAAGGATGCGCTGTTATGCTGATTACCCATGATATTGCGACTGCGGTCAAAATTGCTGATAATATTGCGGTGTTTTACGCCGGTACCACTGTTGAGGCGGCTCCGGCCAAGGACTTTGCCGGGGACGGAGCGGGGCTTAGACATCCTTATAGTAAAGCGTTGTGGCTGGCATTGCCGCAAAACGGTTTTATATCCATTCCTGGATTTCAGCCATCTCCCGCCGCCCTGCCGCCAGGCTGTTTATTCCAGCCGCGTTGTTCTTTGGCTACTGCAAGCTGCGCTGCCGTACAACCTGAGGCCCGTGAAGTGCGCCATGGCATGGTGAGGTGTATTTATGCCTCTTGA
- a CDS encoding ABC transporter permease, translated as MSETGSVAIATQTEKRRWGLDFLFRLNRRQRTLLAILTAAVLLIGIVSGGLLSSSARVLTNLEIRNLPPSLEYPFGTDWLGRDMLTRTLKGLTMSLGVGVLTAAASVMIALVLGLMAATLGKRVDSFITWLVDLLLSMPHLVTLILISFSLGGGVKGVVIGVALTHWPSLTRIIRAEVLQLRSAEFVQISRRLGRSRRWVAAKHMLPHLVPQFFVGFVLLFPHAILHEAGVTFLGFGLSPHQPAIGIILSESMRYLSAGIWWLAFFPGLSLLIMVRAFDSLGENLRLLVDPYSAHE; from the coding sequence ATGAGTGAGACCGGATCAGTCGCAATTGCGACCCAAACGGAAAAACGCCGCTGGGGTTTGGATTTTTTATTCCGGTTAAACCGCAGACAACGTACCTTGCTCGCCATTTTGACCGCCGCCGTGCTGCTGATCGGTATTGTTTCAGGCGGGTTGCTCTCCAGCAGTGCAAGGGTATTGACAAATCTTGAGATTCGAAATTTGCCGCCTTCGTTGGAATATCCGTTTGGAACCGACTGGTTAGGCCGCGATATGCTGACCCGCACCCTGAAGGGACTGACTATGAGTCTTGGCGTCGGGGTGCTGACGGCGGCAGCCAGTGTGATGATTGCTTTGGTCCTGGGGCTGATGGCCGCTACGCTGGGCAAGAGGGTCGACAGCTTTATCACTTGGCTGGTGGACCTGCTTCTCAGCATGCCGCATCTGGTAACGCTCATACTTATTTCGTTTTCACTGGGCGGTGGCGTCAAAGGCGTGGTTATCGGGGTGGCTCTTACTCACTGGCCGAGTCTGACCCGGATTATCCGGGCTGAGGTGTTGCAGCTGCGTTCGGCTGAGTTCGTCCAGATTTCCCGCCGGCTGGGCCGGTCCCGCCGGTGGGTGGCGGCAAAACATATGCTGCCCCATTTGGTGCCGCAATTTTTTGTCGGATTTGTATTATTATTCCCTCATGCTATTTTACATGAAGCAGGCGTTACTTTCTTAGGCTTTGGTTTATCGCCTCACCAGCCGGCCATCGGTATTATCCTGTCGGAATCCATGCGCTACCTATCGGCCGGAATTTGGTGGCTGGCGTTTTTCCCCGGGCTTTCCTTGCTCATTATGGTTAGGGCTTTCGACAGTCTTGGCGAGAATTTACGCCTGCTCGTTGATCCTTACAGCGCCCACGAGTGA
- a CDS encoding ABC transporter permease, protein MTSILRFVIGKFVRIATLLIALCLFSFLLLRYSPIDPVQAYVGVDMLNVGPEQRAKIAEYWGLNKPPLEQFASWGYAVLHGNFGTSMIFRRPVLAVIGERFAASVALMGTAWLVSGIAGFTLGVIAGMRRNTWVDHLVKWYCYTLASTPTFWLGLLFLMVFAVWLGWFPVGMGVPAGVLAQNVTLADRLQHLILPALTLSVLGVANVALHTRQKLLDVLQSDYALFARARGETGFTLFWRHGLRNVALPAITLQLASFSELFGGAVLAEQVFSYPGLGQTIVEAGLRGDVPLLLGIAIFSALFVFSGNLLADIFYRLIDPRITEEAAV, encoded by the coding sequence ATGACAAGCATATTAAGATTTGTTATCGGCAAATTCGTGAGAATCGCCACCTTGTTGATTGCCCTTTGCTTGTTCTCTTTTTTGCTGCTGCGATACTCTCCCATTGATCCGGTACAGGCGTATGTCGGCGTGGACATGCTTAACGTCGGGCCGGAGCAAAGGGCAAAGATTGCTGAATACTGGGGGCTTAACAAGCCCCCGTTGGAACAATTCGCGAGTTGGGGTTACGCCGTGCTCCACGGTAATTTTGGGACATCCATGATATTTCGCCGCCCGGTGCTGGCCGTGATCGGTGAACGGTTCGCCGCCTCCGTCGCTCTTATGGGTACCGCTTGGCTGGTATCGGGTATTGCAGGTTTTACTCTTGGCGTTATTGCGGGAATGCGACGGAATACATGGGTGGACCATTTGGTGAAATGGTACTGCTATACCCTTGCTTCTACCCCGACGTTTTGGCTGGGACTCTTGTTCCTTATGGTTTTCGCAGTATGGCTGGGCTGGTTTCCGGTGGGAATGGGAGTCCCGGCAGGAGTTCTTGCCCAAAATGTAACTTTGGCAGACCGGCTGCAGCATTTGATTTTACCGGCTTTGACCCTAAGTGTTTTGGGTGTGGCTAACGTAGCGCTGCATACCAGGCAGAAACTTTTGGATGTGCTGCAAAGCGATTATGCGCTGTTTGCCCGGGCGCGGGGCGAAACGGGTTTTACCCTTTTTTGGCGGCACGGTCTCAGGAACGTGGCCCTGCCGGCCATCACGCTGCAACTGGCGTCGTTTAGCGAGTTGTTTGGCGGCGCGGTTCTTGCCGAGCAGGTCTTTTCCTATCCCGGCCTGGGACAGACCATTGTCGAGGCGGGTCTGAGAGGAGATGTGCCGCTGTTGTTGGGGATTGCAATATTTAGTGCATTATTCGTCTTTAGCGGCAACTTGCTGGCTGATATTTTCTACCGTTTAATTGATCCAAGGATTACAGAGGAGGCGGCTGTATGA
- a CDS encoding ABC transporter substrate-binding protein, whose amino-acid sequence MKAIIVILFCRKCRPAKEKGGEMVKKRSFAAVAFVLVMFLLLTVGCSRTKTENAAADQKTELILALGAEPEGGFDPTTGWGRYGSTLFQSTLLKRDNNLKIVNDLATDYMVSDDGLVWTVKIRNDVKFSDGKPLTAADAKYTFETAAKSGSVVDLNNLNNVEAVDDSTVKFILNKPQSTFVNLLVCTGIVPRHAHDKDYGKKPMGSGPYKFVQWDKGQQLIVEVNPLYYGPKPYFTKITFLYLSEDAAMAAANAGKLDMAAIPASFSKQRVAGMTLLPVDSVDNRGILFPYVKSGGKTDKGLAVGNDVTADIAIRKAVNVAINRKALVDGILEGQGTPAYSVCDGLPWWNKDTVVKDNDAAEAKKILNDGGWKDTDGDGMLEKGTLKAQFTLLYPASDKIRQSLAIAVADMLKPFGIIINAEGKSWDDIGKLQHSNAIVFGWGSHTPLEMYSLFSSKMAGIEYFNAGYYSNPAVDAYMDKALAAADENQANEFWKKAQWDGQTGLSARGDAPWAWLVNLKHCYLVKDNLDIGKPKVEPHGEGWPVTDNITEWRWK is encoded by the coding sequence ATGAAGGCTATTATCGTGATTTTATTCTGCCGCAAGTGTCGGCCGGCTAAGGAAAAGGGTGGAGAAATGGTAAAGAAAAGATCATTCGCGGCGGTTGCCTTTGTGCTTGTCATGTTTCTGCTATTGACTGTCGGCTGTTCCCGGACCAAAACGGAAAATGCGGCTGCGGACCAAAAAACTGAGCTGATTTTGGCTCTTGGCGCTGAGCCGGAGGGAGGTTTTGATCCTACTACCGGCTGGGGGCGCTACGGGTCTACCTTATTTCAGAGTACACTGCTTAAACGGGATAATAACCTGAAAATCGTCAACGATTTGGCAACAGATTATATGGTAAGTGACGACGGCCTGGTATGGACCGTCAAAATTCGTAATGACGTCAAGTTTTCCGACGGCAAGCCGCTCACGGCAGCAGATGCCAAATATACTTTTGAAACAGCCGCCAAGAGTGGTTCTGTAGTTGACTTGAACAATCTGAATAATGTGGAAGCTGTGGATGATTCTACGGTGAAGTTTATTCTCAACAAGCCCCAATCCACATTCGTGAATCTGTTGGTATGCACAGGTATTGTTCCCCGGCATGCCCACGACAAGGACTATGGGAAAAAACCCATGGGTTCAGGGCCGTATAAGTTTGTGCAGTGGGACAAGGGTCAACAGCTTATCGTTGAAGTTAATCCCCTTTACTATGGCCCCAAGCCTTACTTCACCAAAATTACCTTCCTGTATTTGTCTGAGGACGCCGCCATGGCTGCCGCCAATGCCGGAAAATTAGACATGGCGGCGATTCCGGCTTCTTTTAGCAAACAAAGGGTGGCGGGGATGACGCTGCTGCCTGTGGACAGTGTTGACAATCGGGGTATTCTGTTTCCTTATGTTAAATCCGGCGGCAAAACGGATAAAGGACTTGCTGTCGGTAATGACGTAACCGCCGATATCGCCATCCGTAAAGCCGTCAATGTGGCCATCAATCGTAAGGCCCTGGTTGACGGGATATTGGAAGGACAAGGTACTCCCGCTTACTCGGTTTGCGATGGACTGCCGTGGTGGAACAAGGATACTGTGGTTAAAGACAATGATGCAGCCGAGGCCAAAAAAATTCTAAATGACGGCGGCTGGAAAGATACTGATGGCGACGGCATGCTGGAAAAAGGGACGCTCAAGGCTCAGTTCACGCTGCTTTACCCTGCAAGCGATAAAATCCGCCAATCCCTCGCCATAGCTGTGGCCGATATGCTAAAACCCTTTGGCATTATTATTAATGCTGAAGGCAAGAGCTGGGATGATATCGGCAAACTGCAGCATTCCAACGCCATAGTGTTTGGCTGGGGCAGCCATACTCCCCTCGAAATGTACAGCTTATTTAGTTCAAAAATGGCGGGAATTGAGTATTTCAATGCCGGTTACTACAGTAATCCCGCTGTTGATGCGTATATGGACAAAGCTTTGGCTGCCGCTGACGAAAACCAGGCCAATGAATTCTGGAAAAAAGCCCAATGGGACGGACAAACCGGTTTAAGCGCCCGGGGCGATGCGCCCTGGGCCTGGCTGGTCAATCTGAAACACTGCTACCTGGTCAAGGATAATCTGGACATCGGCAAACCGAAAGTGGAACCCCACGGGGAGGGCTGGCCTGTTACCGATAATATTACAGAGTGGCGCTGGAAGTAG